atttaaaatgatctaatcacattttgacatgtatacagtgtcaaaatagtgttaaaaaattggtgtcaaaatttcattttccaaccaaaaagtttattttaaggTGTAATGGAGAAAATTAGGGCAGCTACAGCTAGAAAGCATGTGTTATGGGGTTTGACATTTGAGCCATTTTAGATAAGAGAGGCTCACCATCATTCTCCTTTGACATTTCCAAATTGTAACTCCAGTTACACCTTCTATCACGCTCATATTCTACCATAAATTAAAAACCTTGGAATATATATCCTCCATTGAATTCAATAATTGATGAAAACTATGCATTATGTAGCGTGTAGTAGTCTTCCTCAACTACATGGGATTGAGAAGAGTAAGGCAACACCCAtgcttaataattttgtttaattgcaAAGTGGAGGAACCCTCCACGCATGCACCTTTGGAGGATTCAtacaattattgaaaatatacaTAATCTGCCCAATTCAAACAGACAAAAACACTCATGACTCTCTGTGTATTTACAAAACTTTGTGGCTACAAAATAGAGTGAGAAAAACACCAACCCAGTAAATTCATTCAACCACAGCAGTACAAAAACCAAACAGTAGAAGGAACAACTGAAAAATTTTCCACGCGCCACGTCGCCCCGGGAAGCACTCTCCACACGCCTGGGTCCCGCACAAAAAGACTCAGacttttataacatttttttcatcaattgcTTACACCCGAGGGCATAGGGCCCCACTTCGTGGTTGCCCTCGCCGGATGGTTTACTCCGACCAATCCTATCGCGGCACGTCGCCTTCGGAATCACCTACTCCCCATGACTCAGACCTTCTTCCAGACGCGAACCGCATCATGCCACCCAAACCGGGCGGTTCGCTCTCCGACACACTGTTTCGCGACACGCTGATCGAGTCTTCGAACGACGCGTCGTTCACGCTCGACGTGCTGTCCCGCGCTTTCAAATTAACCGCAACGCTCTTCGTCACGACATTAGTATCGGGTTTCCGGTCTGGCTTTTCCTTTCGACCGGACCGAAAAATCGCACGAAAGCTCTCGAAGAAACCGTGTTTCTTTCCGTTTCTGTTCGGTTTCTCTTTTGTATGCGTACCCTGGGAATCCTTCCGGGGACATACCAGCTTGCGATTTCGATCGCGCTTGGATCTGACTCTTCCCATGCAAGAGACTTTCGGCGAAGACGGTTCCACGAACCCGGACTCCGACTTTCCGACGGAAACGCTGCGTTTCGGGAACAACCTGGTGTTGCCAGGTTTGTGGTTACGGCGGTTCTTGGCGTCGACGAAGGAGGTTTTCTGAGGCTTGGGTAAGCCAATGATGGTGGAAGCCTTGGACTTGAGACTGAGAGAGAAGCGCTGGGAGTTGTTGTTAGAGCTTGTGCCAgggttgatgttgatgttgaggTTGAGGTTGGTGGAAATTGAATTGGCCTTGGTCGATTCCTTGCGCTCGTAGACGGCGTTGCGGTCCCACCAGTCGTATTCTTCGTCCCTGGAGAGCCAGAAGGACTCCGGCGGAGAATCCGGGTGGGGCTCCGGTGGATCCGTGGCGTGGTCGCCGGCTAGAGTCTCGCACGCGATTTTCCGATCACTGGATCCGCCGGCGCACGCTGAAACCAGTGTTTCCACCTGTAGCATTTGTGAAGCCCGAAATGAAATGTTTACAGAGATAGGGAGAAAAACAGAGGCGCAGGTAGTGCGAAGGAGTTAAGGAAATTGTTGAGgatgtgttgtgttgtgttgtgacTTCGTGATGTGGTTGTgtaaaggagagagaaaatgagtATATATAATTTGGAGGGAGAGAGTTTCAACGTCCCTAGTCACGCTATTACTGCATTGCTGGTTTTTGTTCGGTTTTGAATTTCCTAATGCCAACTCTTCATCTTCAATCATAAAACccattttaaatcatttttttttattgcattttatcCAACCTCATGTAATTAATCAGGTTGTTACATTTACTGCTCCATGTTTGaatattaatatatcaatattactttcgtgttacatttttttagactttaattgaatttatatttttttacatgtttactttattaaaaaaaattgattaaaatatctattagtATCTTTATCTCttcctttttaaatatttgaacaCAAATCACACTCCTTGAAAATTTGTACGGACTAAAATACACTGGTTATTTTGAGAAAGTTCTTCTACAATAATGATCTTATTACTAATGTATTTGGATAGAAGTGTGTCAGTATGACACTCTTTCTAGACTTAAATATAAGTAGTAAAAATCTCATTAgcaataaattcaaatatttgatgatatcATCTTCAAAACATCGTTGCTTAATTGagctttcattttctttacGGCATGAATCACATATATTATAGGTAACAGATATTTAGTGAACgtaaaaacacttttaaaatgaaattgattaGCATGTATTTATATTGAAGATTGCATGTGaggaataaaaaatgaagaaaaagacgAGGATGAGGAAGAAAAGCATCTTTTTTTGAGGTGGTCAAAAGTATACGAAAGCAATGGCGAAACTAAACGCAACGCATAGTCAGAGTCTACGCCCTtggttttcaatttggttgttttAAAAGAGTGGGTTACATATTTTAactctttatttgtttttagttcCATAATCTTCTACCTTCTATTCTCttctattctttcttctttccctttttcaCCTTCAATTCATGGAGCTATCTTTACAATATCAACATGTTCACATGGATATGTAGGCACCTGAGAGAACACGTTACGTTATGGTTCTATTTTTAAGTCATACTAATACTCATTTCTCTCTCCCATCCACCATTGTTTTTATGATCATACATGCTACCAACTCATTCTAATAAACCAAACTATACAAAATCaatatatgtttgtatataattggataactattaaataaaaaatttaaccaaaatcaCAACTGAGATTATTACATGCACCTAGATTTCGTATTTCATATGAATTACTATTTTCTGctaattatttttcctattttgttTCCGACAGACGAGTCTTTATAATAGCTtcatttcatcttttttttattttgttcaattttggTTCATTTTATTCAAACCTAATCAGATTAAGACTGAAAACAACTTCGACTCAACTTTTAATTTCCAACGCatgttaatttgaatattttcttaaactatAGTTTTCGAGTATTTATATGAAATCATGTTTTAGaagttgaataaataaattcaacatCCTacaaagttattttgaaaatagattGAATAAAGTATTGTAAAATACTATATGAAAAAAATCGAAACCAAAACATAATATATCTCGCTT
The sequence above is drawn from the Vigna radiata var. radiata cultivar VC1973A chromosome 3, Vradiata_ver6, whole genome shotgun sequence genome and encodes:
- the LOC106757178 gene encoding uncharacterized protein LOC106757178 — its product is MLQVETLVSACAGGSSDRKIACETLAGDHATDPPEPHPDSPPESFWLSRDEEYDWWDRNAVYERKESTKANSISTNLNLNININPGTSSNNNSQRFSLSLKSKASTIIGLPKPQKTSFVDAKNRRNHKPGNTRLFPKRSVSVGKSESGFVEPSSPKVSCMGRVRSKRDRNRKLVCPRKDSQGTHTKEKPNRNGKKHGFFESFRAIFRSGRKEKPDRKPDTNVVTKSVAVNLKARDSTSSVNDASFEDSISVSRNSVSESEPPGLGGMMRFASGRRSESWGVGDSEGDVPR